From the genome of Fusarium oxysporum f. sp. lycopersici 4287 chromosome 3, whole genome shotgun sequence, one region includes:
- a CDS encoding hypothetical protein (At least one base has a quality score < 10), whose amino-acid sequence MDVEELFGTSHTCSPIDVEPKAEFDTIDLTENNEVFEEVRKPEKDNRVKLAAFQCVICMDDCSNLTVTHCGHLYCASCLHQSLHVDVTKVKCPMCRQKLDMKPRKSYDSTTKGYWLLELKLMTATRKGKRKAYTLS is encoded by the exons ATGGATGTTGAAGAGCTATTCGGCACAAGCCATACTTGTTCCCCCATCGACGTTGAACCCAAAGCCGAATTCGACACCATCGATCTAACCGAGAACAACGAAGTGTTCGAGGAAGTCCGAAAGCCAGAAAAGGATAATCGCGTCAAGCTTGCTGCCTTTCAATGTGTCATCTGTATGGACGACTGCTCTAACCTCACAGTCACACATTGTG GTCATCTATATTGCGCCTCTTGCTTGCACCAGTCTCTTCATGTCGACGTCACCAAAGTAAAATGTCCCATGTGCCGTCAAAAACTTGACATGAAGCCTCGAAAGAGTTATGACAGCACGACCAAGGGATACTGGCTCCTTGAACTGAAGCTCATGACTGCCACACGGAAAGGAAAGCGCAAGGCCTATACACTGTCCTGA